A DNA window from Jaculus jaculus isolate mJacJac1 chromosome 1, mJacJac1.mat.Y.cur, whole genome shotgun sequence contains the following coding sequences:
- the Dbndd1 gene encoding dysbindin domain-containing protein 1 isoform X2: protein MSDQELAEVFADSDDENLASESPAGLHPLPRASCLRSPSWTKTKAEQNRDKQPPGDPERQATIVDTFLTIEGPKED, encoded by the exons ATGTCTGACCAGGAGCTAGCGGAGGTCTTCGCAGACTCTGACGACGAGAATCTTGCCAGTGAATCCCCAGCAG GTCTGCACCCTCTGCCCCGGGCCAGCTGCTTACGCTCTCCATCCTGGACAAAAACGAAGGCTGAACAAAACCGTGACAAACAGCCCCCTGGTGACCCGGAGCGGCAAGCTACAATTGTGGATACATTCCTCACCATAGAGGGGCCCAAGGAGGACTAG
- the Dbndd1 gene encoding dysbindin domain-containing protein 1 isoform X1, producing the protein MEPPEGAGPGEIVKEVKVPQATLGVPAHGTGDSCHTPVAEEEEAGIPIPAPGFLQVTERRQPLSSVSSLEVHFDLLDLTELTDMSDQELAEVFADSDDENLASESPAGLHPLPRASCLRSPSWTKTKAEQNRDKQPPGDPERQATIVDTFLTIEGPKED; encoded by the exons ATGGAGCCTCCGGAGGGCGCTGGTCCGGGAG AGATTGTTAAGGAGGTCAAGGTGCCACAGGCTACCCTGGGTGTCCCAGCCCATGGAACGGGGGACAGTTGCCATACACCTgtggcagaggaagaggaggctgGCATCCCAATACCAGCACCAGGGTTCCTGCAGGTCACGGAGAGGAGGC AGCCCCTGAGCAGTGTCTCCTCTCTGGAGGTCCACTTTGATCTCCTGGACCTCACTGAGCTGACCGACATGTCTGACCAGGAGCTAGCGGAGGTCTTCGCAGACTCTGACGACGAGAATCTTGCCAGTGAATCCCCAGCAG GTCTGCACCCTCTGCCCCGGGCCAGCTGCTTACGCTCTCCATCCTGGACAAAAACGAAGGCTGAACAAAACCGTGACAAACAGCCCCCTGGTGACCCGGAGCGGCAAGCTACAATTGTGGATACATTCCTCACCATAGAGGGGCCCAAGGAGGACTAG